In Thioclava sp. GXIMD2076, one DNA window encodes the following:
- the atpD gene encoding F0F1 ATP synthase subunit beta has protein sequence MAKHGKVTQVIGAVVDVQFEDGLPEILNALETTNNGNRLVLEVAQHLGQGTVRTIAMDSTEGLVRGAPVTDIGAPISVPVGPATLGRIMNVIGEPVDEQGPVAKDEVRAIHQPAPDFAEQSTESSVLVTGIKVIDLLAPYAKGGKIGLFGGAGVGKTVLIMELINNIAKVHSGYSVFAGVGERTREGNDLYHEMIESGVIIPDNLAESKVALVYGQMNEPPGARARIALTGLTIAEQFRDTSGSDVLFFVDNIFRFTQAGSEVSALLGRIPSAVGYQPTLATDMGAMQERITSTKKGSITSIQAVYVPADDLTDPAPATTFAHLDATTVLSRAISELGIYPAVDPLDSSSRMMDPQILGEEHYNVAREVQNILQRYKSLQDIIAILGMDELSEEDKITVQRARKIQRFLSQPFDVAKVFTGSDGVQVPLEDTIASFKAVVAGEYDHLPEAAFYMVGGIEEVKAKAEKLAANA, from the coding sequence ATGGCAAAGCATGGCAAAGTGACGCAGGTCATCGGCGCCGTCGTGGACGTTCAGTTCGAAGACGGCCTGCCCGAGATCCTCAACGCACTCGAGACCACCAACAACGGCAACCGCCTCGTGCTGGAGGTTGCCCAGCACCTCGGTCAAGGCACCGTCCGCACCATCGCGATGGATTCGACCGAAGGTCTGGTCCGTGGCGCGCCCGTGACCGATATCGGCGCTCCGATCTCGGTGCCGGTTGGTCCGGCGACCCTCGGTCGCATCATGAACGTCATCGGCGAGCCCGTTGACGAACAGGGCCCCGTGGCCAAGGACGAAGTCCGCGCGATCCACCAGCCCGCGCCGGACTTCGCCGAGCAATCCACCGAAAGCTCGGTCCTCGTGACCGGCATCAAGGTGATCGACCTTCTCGCGCCCTATGCAAAAGGCGGCAAGATCGGTCTGTTCGGCGGCGCAGGTGTTGGTAAAACCGTTCTGATCATGGAACTGATCAACAACATCGCAAAAGTGCACTCGGGTTACTCCGTGTTCGCTGGTGTTGGTGAACGGACCCGTGAAGGGAACGACCTTTATCACGAAATGATCGAATCCGGCGTTATCATCCCCGATAACCTTGCGGAATCGAAAGTGGCACTGGTCTACGGCCAGATGAACGAGCCTCCGGGGGCCCGTGCACGTATCGCTCTGACCGGTCTGACGATCGCAGAGCAGTTCCGCGACACCTCGGGTTCGGACGTTCTGTTCTTCGTGGACAACATCTTCCGCTTCACCCAAGCAGGTTCGGAAGTGTCCGCACTTCTGGGTCGTATTCCTTCGGCAGTGGGCTACCAGCCGACGCTCGCCACGGATATGGGTGCGATGCAGGAACGCATCACCTCGACGAAGAAGGGCTCGATCACCTCGATCCAGGCCGTCTACGTTCCGGCGGACGACCTTACCGACCCGGCACCGGCGACCACCTTCGCCCACCTCGACGCAACCACCGTTCTGTCGCGTGCGATCTCCGAACTGGGTATCTACCCGGCCGTGGACCCGCTCGACAGCTCCTCGCGCATGATGGATCCGCAGATCCTCGGCGAAGAGCACTATAACGTGGCTCGCGAAGTCCAGAACATCCTGCAACGCTACAAATCGCTGCAGGACATCATCGCGATCCTCGGCATGGACGAACTGTCGGAAGAAGATAAGATCACCGTGCAACGCGCGCGTAAGATCCAGCGCTTCCTCTCGCAGCCGTTCGATGTGGCAAAAGTCTTCACCGGCTCCGACGGTGTTCAGGTTCCGCTGGAAGATACGATCGCGTCCTTCAAGGCCGTTGTCGCTGGCGAATATGACCACCTGCCGGAAGCAGCCTTCTACATGGTTGGCGGCATCGAGGAAGTGAAAGCCAAAGCCGAGAAACTCGCGGCTAACGCGTAA